The window aatcataaataattatttaatataaatatattatgAGATGATGTTTTCTACTTGGGAGCACATGGGGGCACAGGAACAACTTTTGGAAAAGAAAACTTTATTCCAAAACAGAGTAATAGCTTGGTTGACTCCTTAACAAGAAAAGTTCTGTCGATAATGTGTACAATGGTGTGGCCATTTTTGATTTATGGTTTGTTGAGTTATGTACTCTCTAGTCACGAGCTTACATGTTAGGAATAAATAAAATTCAtcttattaaaataaaaaataaatttttttttttttttggaatgtgTCGATATTAACACAGGGTTGGACTTGGGAGTGGATGGGTTTAAAAACACAGCATCAAGATCCATAACCTGAGTTTTCATACCTAAGATCaatcaaatctaatttttagGAGATCAATGAATCTTTCACTTTCTTGTGCAAATAACTCTACTACTTTGTACTACTTGAATAACTGATTTAACAATTTGAATCCTCTAGCGATGAATTGTCCGGTAGAACCATGCTATTGAGACACAGTGAGATGGtgaatgactaccttacccttGCTTGGGCAAGATGctcggacaggggtaaggcgatcattctCCATCTTGCTGTGTCCCGAcaatagaagatctggatccccaATTTAAGCATCCGAGAGTCTCCACGTCGGCTTTGCTCCTCTCGTATCTTATTTGTTCTTTAGTCTTGCAGAGAAGCTCGTCCAGAAGCAACTGATTTGGAATTGGAATCGAGGAAGTTCCGTGTCCAATTATTGGTTTATAGAAATTTTGATGCCTGGTCGGGGTACTCTGGTCGGCCTCACTAGGGGCGATGAATACTTGGTGAAGGGTGAAGGGTGCAGGGTGCAGGATGCTGACGTACTGTGCTACCTCAGATGTTGACAAGTGTATGGTGATGCGCTATTGTTTCCTCTCTCCTCAGCTCCCTATAAATGCGTCTCACGTTACCCAAACCCTTCATAGCAGAGTCGGTTCGATCGTTTTTCTAGTCTGTTTTAGTCGTATCTGGAAGTCCActtccttcttcttcgtcttatTTTCTGAATCAGACTCCCCATCTTCTGTAAAAGAAAATGTCTAGCTGCGGTGGAAACTGTGGATGCGGCTCTGGCTGCAAGTGCGGCAATGGCTGCGGAGGGTATGAAAATCAATTGCCCTTTTTCATCTTCTCTCCCATCGTTGCATGTTGTTCCTTTCTCACCTCAACCCTCCTTTTCTGTTTGCGACGAAATCTTCGTATCGTCTTCATCACAAACACACATATTCTCTGTTTCTGAAGTTCAAACGCATGGGGGGTTTTTCCCTGTTTTGTGATTCTTTAGTGTTGCATGTGGATATTTAGCAAactgggttgggttgggttatctCTGAGTTTAATTTACTTTTCAATATGTGTGACTTCTCTCCTTTACCCTTgttccctccccttcccctttcccctttctctATTTTGGCGCTTTTAAAAATTGATGTTtaagtttgtttgtttgtttgtttgtttgtttgttgcgGTGATCGATCTGCAGGAGCAAGATGTACCCAGATTTGTCTATCTCTGGAGGGAGGACAAGCACAGAGACCATCATTGTTGGGGTGGCTCCTGAGAAAGCGTATGTATCGTTCCAGTCCCTACTTCCCACGCCAAATTGCTATCAAGAAATTATTTTAACTATTAGTATTATTATGTGTTAATTAATTGTTCTTGCTATCTTTGTGAACAGGTATTTCGAGGCTTCTGAGATGGGCGTAGGGGCCGAGAACGATGGCTGCAAGTGCGGAGCCAACTGCACCTGCGATCCTTGCACCTGCAAGTgaggatcggatcggatcggtggAGAGGGATGACTTAGTAGAAGATgtttttataacaaaaataatatatgTTCTCAGTGTGTTGTGTCGTTGGTCTGGTGTGAAGAAGCTTTTTTTAGGAGTCTAGACTTTCTGGGAAAAGCTTCCAAACAAAGTAGTCTTTCATGGTTGCTTTTGTTTAATTAGTGTATTTTAAAGAAAGAGGTTGTTAATGAAAATGGGCGAATCTTAACCCCTTTCTGGTATTTTATAAGTTTCTTCTAATGCCTTGGCTTCTGAAGAAAGAGGTTGTTATGcctcaaaattcaaaactttCTGTGCTGCGAGGCCTGTGACAAGGGTGGGTTTGGGTGATTTTCAGTAATCGTCGCTGTCATGCCTTGTTTTTCAGCCTTTGGGGGTCGTCGGTGGCCCTGATCGTCTTCCTCGTTGCTCTCTGTCTCTTCCTTGTCACAACTCACAAATAATAATACGAATTTGGAATCCGGCTTATGAGTTTGTGAGTACGATCGTATGAGAGAACCTGAAATGTGCATATGATCAATAATTTAGTGGGATATCCCATCACCTTCATCTATTTGGGGGATTGGGAAGTGCAAACTTTGGATATGGATGAAATTATGACGACATTGACATTATCTGaactaaataaaaatgaaaaatccaccTACGGCAGTCCCTACGTCCTACGTCTCCAGAGAGCCCAGCATCTGTGTGCGGCACAAGTCTACTGCTGGATTGCCGGCTATCACTCCATCAAGACCCTACAAGCAGGGAAAGGGAAGATCCACAAATATCGTACCCATAGACTCCATTTCTTGGAAAACAAATAATTCTCGCTAAGGAGTTTTGAATCATCGATCAAACTTGTGATATTTCCCAAGCAAATAGCGAACCACAtttatcaccaaaaaaaaaaaaaaagtgaaccaACCGGGCAAACCCTGGAACGGCTAGCAATTATTTCAAGCAGTCAAATTTTTGCATTTTCATAGACTGTAGCAGTTATTTCAGGCAGTCCTAAGTCCAGGCGTAGGGGGTTGTGAGATAGTATATTTCTTTGATTTGCCACAAACAATAACAATAGGAGATTCAAGGCTTATAATAAAACTTCTTGCTTGAAAACTGTACAGGAATGGATCCAAACACCCCAGGAGCATGTGATTGCTCATCATACCCACAAGATAAACTGTACCGGAATGGATCCAAACACCCCAGGAGCATGTGATTGCTCATCATACCCACAAGATGTCATAATCATATGGCATAGGACTTGTCATAACGCTATTAATACGATCACATCATTACAATTCAATGAATTCATTACAATTTAATGAATTCATTGCTCtggtataaattttttttttctttttgataatgacaatTTATTAATGCCAGAACCAAGTCTCGGACAAATTGCCCTTCTATAGAGTAGGATCATTATCTTCTACTTTTCCCCATCCGGACAATAAGtctctcatagggggtgggaAATGATGATCTAATCCCCTGCACGAAAACACAATCTAAGGGAGGTTAAAATGTCATTTTCGCTTTCCCATAAGaggaactggaccactgtacCAAATAGggaacaaaacagaaaaaaaattcgtATAGAGTAGATGTCATCACCACATCTACTCTATACAAGAGCATGTGATTGATCATCATACCTGTAACAAAAtattcaaatattcaaaatttgaatatCCAATTGAACCAGTCAAGAGGCGTTGGGGTTGTTCCAGTAGATAAGGATAAGAACTATCCCTACAACTTAGGAAGTTCTACATGAGTTCAAACTCTATCTCCTGTAACAGATCTACTGTAACGTCGTGCATTCTCAAACTGCTATAAAGCAAACCCCAAAGTCGATAGAGATGACAAGGGGAAATACAACACAAATTCAAATCCTTTGAGATTCAAATTCTATCTTGGTATCATGGGATCGAAGTCATAATCATATGGAATAGGATTTGTCATAACCATATTAATACGATCACATCGGTACAATTCATTGTCCTTGGACTTGTTAATAAATTATGGGGTTTTTTAATTGATATCCATGtcaaatattttaattttggaaataagataaggagcaattaaaagaaggtgccGATTAACATGTGTATTAAAATCCTGTTATATCCTTACACTaaacaaattttgagaaaaagatAGGGgtattactaaaaaaaaaaaagaaagacaaaaggggcaattaaaggaaaaaatcaaGTTCTAATTTCTAAATGGGACGCTGTTCCTTGTTTGGGTGCGTATAACATACGAAAATGTATATGCAAGAATAACGAACAAAGAATATAAAACAAGCACAtccacaagagatttatagtaaTTTGACAATATTGTTTACGTCCACGGAGtaataccaaacttctattagGATCAAGAGAATAATAAAATCCTTGTGATTTGATTCCCAAACCCAAGCCCCATTATACACCTTTCTCTCATTTCCTTCCTCACATTTTGGTTTCTCACTTTCTTCTTGGGTAGATAGCTCTCTCTTTTTATAAGACTCATCTTCCATCATTGGAAGACTTCATCTCCTGGAAGAACCACGTTCTTGAAGACTTCACCACCTCTATTCTCTTCGAGACTCCACTTCTTCTACTCTCTTGGAAGGCTCCACTCTTGAAGACTCTATTTCGCTCAAAGATTTCAACAACCTTGGAAGATTCTACCTCTTCCACTCTCCTCTACCTTAGTATCTTGCTATCTTCTCATTAGAAGACCCTAATGAACAATCCAATTGGACCGTGGGTTAAACCCATCAACCAGTCTAGATAAAAGACACAAAACCTAGCACAAAGAGGGTGTTTTATGAGAGATGTAGTACAAGAAGCACTACTTGGTCCATAGGATGGTACATGTGTGCACAACATTGCACAGATATTAGTATACATGGAATGGTGCACGTGCAAAAAGTAGTGTATATAGAATGGTCCATACTTACAGAGGTGGTGTTCTTTGTACTTTAATTACTAGCGAGTTGTAGCAGTTCTTCCTTTGTTTGTGGCATCGGGCATAGAGGTGAGAGAATTTTACATTGTGAATTCACCTTGTAAAGAAGTGAGAATTATTTTGTTATCTAAGAATCTCTGTAGCCTCTACCATTGTCTAGAGAAGATTTGTATTCTtcttatgggagaatgttctctgtgctgcagcgcagtctgtgcccaggcacatgggcaaccTGTGCAGGGGgccagggtggtcattgcacccacccccatgtgcctgggcgtaggcTGTACttcggcacagagaacaacacccctcttattattaattaatgagaagtagttttctgtccaggagtgtggcctacgcaaGCACTCCTATGtctctatctttcttttttttttttgcccgaATCTTATCTGGGACCTGGGTCAGCCCCTATGGTTTtattagaaaatctcaaagaaTAATTGAATACACAGGGGGGACATTCCTGCCTTACCCCTTCCCAATTAAACAAAGTACTCAGTCTTTCAAAGGAAAAGAATTCTACCCCAACGTCCCAACAAAAGCAccaaaataaacacaaaaactATTTTCGTGTCACAGGGAGACCCATCGCATCTTCTCGAATAATCTGCCGCAGGTTTGTGGATAGCCCCGCTACCCCAATATTAGTACAGTCTGTCGCAGTGTCACAAGCCAAATTTGTCAATAAGTCCGCGGCTCTATTCCCTTCACGGTAGATACAAGCAATCCTAGGACGAAGCGTGTCCATCAACTCCAAAACCTCCTGAAATCAGTACCAACCCTCCCAAAAGCCACACTCCCTTTTTTGGGTGCAGAGCATAGTAGCAGTCGAATCCGTATTTACATAGAAATCCACATAGCTCAAACTCGCACAAAGGAATAAACCATCTCTTAAAGCATGGAGTTCGTAATTGAGTTAGAGCAATGCCCATAATAGTTAGAGAAAGTGACAATAACTTCACCTTCCTGATTTCTTATAATACCACCACCTCCCCCTGTTCCCAAATTGCCTTTACAAGCCCCATgtctctatctttctcctcctcaaaacaaggggacagaggtgtcttttcatatggggaggaaaaagatagacttatgggagtgctagcgtaggtcACACTCCGGGAGAGAGAACTCTCCCTTAATTATAATAGAGATTTCTTAGGTTAGAGTAAGTGGATCCCCACATCTCAACATGCGTGGTCCTTCTGATCCAATGATTGGGATGCGGACGATCCTCATGCTAGCATTTTCCCTTTAGGCATCTCTTTTAAACAAACTATTAAGAAGCCTACTTGAACAACTTCGTAGGCTTTTTGACCTTTAGACATAAGAAATTCTTGCATATTATCattaggggaaagttttcatacacggctgtgtacaCAGTCGTGTAtaccatgtatgtgagagggtggaagtttcaaggcattaattaatggatgggGATTTCtaacttttccaactctttgtgagaggggacacgacggTGCATGCTTACACTGccgtgtatgaaacctttcccctTATCATTATATATTCCTGGCTTGGGTGATGGTATTCTATCCATATGACTGATATGAGTGATGATGACTCTAAACTTGCTACCTAACAACTTTTAATAAAGCTCTTACAAAGATGTTTAAGCGACTTAATTGGTAACACAATATTTTAGTAAGACGACAACATCAAGTTGTAGAATTTCAAATcgaataaaaaagtaaaaacagTAAAATAGAGTATAGAATGGAAATAAAAACTTTATGAAACTTACACAAAGAATTCATGACTTATTTGGAGATTAGTGGGTGGGTGCAATACTTAGCTAGGTCTCTGATTTTAAATAAATGATGTATTGATCTTGATACGATCAATACCACCAGGGAATGATACTGTAAACtacatttctctctcctattttgaccatgtgAGCTCCATATGGGTGATATCATTTTCCAACCCCTCATTGGTTGTAGTGTATAAATTCCTTCTTACACTAACCCtataggaaaaataaaacataaaaggagTGTATGAGTGACACCTCTATGGTTTTATAGTTatgtttagaacttgacacctcaTTTTAATTGCCCATTGTCtaattttcaaaagttatttaatgcaagaGTGAAAAAAAGGTTATCAATAAATTGAATgtcttcttttttgttgtttgggTAAACAACTGAAAGTCATGTTAATTTATACAATATTTAATGCActttttatgtgaaatgacaatataAAAATGTGTTAAGCTACAAGggcaaaaaaaaagttaagttACAATTTGACATCCGAcgggatgtcaataagaaaatcccaatcataATTATCTTGcattatttccatttttatacTTGGCTATTATATTTTGTATTATTTGGGGGAGGGATTGACATGTTGTTGGCGTATTGGTATTTCACTTGCCATGTCAATGGACACACGAGAAGAAGAGTATTACAGTTTGTTTACAAGGGAACCACATGGTTAGGGAGGAAAGCGAGTCAATGAggaatgaggagagagagagagagagagagagagagagagagagagagagagagaacataatCTAGATTAGctacttgtcaaatttcaaagtctaattcaatcatatatataccatgtatgtccatgcatacATGTGTACCATTACTCTAGAAATTATGGTGCCACTGTCCCAACTCTGAGTGAGAACAAATggtttagaattttttttttaaaaaaaacataaaaataaatagctCCAGTGAGTTCATTAGCGCATGAAGTGTTTGGGTCCAAACCGACAGTTCTCTCTCGCACCTCTTCCaatctccctccctccctctttcttccaAAAGAGAAACATCCCCGACTAGTCCATCTTGATAAACTTTTTAGGAAGGTTTAGCATTTTTTAGCCATGTGAACAGTAGGTTTTGGCTAATTGACCGTTCGATAAGTTGTACACCTTATGAATTAGCCATGTGTTAAGCCCCATTTGATCAaccatgtggcagatatttgTGCATACTTGTGCTGTCCTAGATAACTTTGCCCAtttcttttttgggagaatgttctctatgctgcaGCGCAGCTGCGTCTAGGCACATGGACCTGCCACTCAAGGGGCAGAGTGACCATTGCgtttgcgcccacccccatgtgcctgggtgcaactaagggtgtcaaaatgaaacCGGAACCGAATATCGGAACCGGAACCGATCATTTACTAGCGAACCGAACTGCACCGTAGAAAAATGAtccggttttgattttataggttctcttcctagttcggttttgatttgcacCTCAAAACCGCAGTTCTAAACCGAATAAGAAATCGATTAGAAACCAGTACCTCTTACTCGAATACTAGCacatgcatcaattggattaattaataacataataattaatttaataaacataattattaTATCACTCTTGAAACATAAACTAAGTAAAATGTAatgggttaactatatattatatttgttcaagtatgaattgaaaatgatgtatggtgttaaaatggattaattaaaccctactttctaataaaataaatagtttgtttatcatgtgagagtggagaagaaaaaaaatggaaaaacaaagaataagaaAGGAATAGAACGACGGTTAAggatgggaatttttttttttattttttttttatcacataggcatgggaaatatgatgagtgagggagACCGGGAGAGAACGGGGAAACACGGGAATATAAAGGCCTTGAAAACTAAGGATGTCTTCATTACTAGTTCTCAAAACGACACtacacaaaccgcatgtaaaccggtTGTGAACCGGATAAtaaaaatcgaatagaaaccggACCGTATGCAAAACGATTATGATTTTAGTTGATTCCTATCctgttcggttttgatttcaccttatcaaaatgtaaatCGCACCGCAACCGAACCGAATAACCAGAACCGcatcgattgacacccttaggtgcaacattagttagtaagttcgtgTATTATACGCGTATCCGAacgtttaattcaaaaaaaaaaattatcgtATATTTCCGTATATGTGGTAAAATACTTGCTTTTTAAGTGCACCCGTATTAAACACGGATTAAACACGTTTAGTACTTTTTAATTCAAGTTTAGTtttgttaaaagaaaaaaaaacgcaAAACAAAACCCTCACATAATACgattttggtcttcttctctttgaacCCTAGCCGTCGACTGCCCCCattccattcatcttcttcatctccgttCTCATTTCAGTTCATGTGGTCGATAAATTGCAGCTGGGTAAATCGGTGATTGCAGTGGTAAATGAACTTCCATTGGTGATGTTAGTTCATCTTAGAGATGCGTTTATTGATGTGAACTCATCTTAGAGATGAGTTCTAGAGCACATTatgtctaatttttttttcttatgtcgGATGAGAtacttttattgatatttttatttgttaaatgataatcttacgAGATGTAATAggggatattatattgtgtttattttagttgtgaggtttctttttgataaaatcattgtctatatgctattattttgtttattaggtggtgcatgtctattacatagtgaatatatgcccgtatttttgcttatagagCGGTCGTATTAAACATGTATCGTATTATTACTGTATGCGTTTTATTACactggatttttgaaaagtattattaccgtctagtccaTTTAATTGCCgaacgtatccgttcccgttcaattgccgttcccgaacttactaactaaagGCGCAACCTGCGCTTGgtcacagagaacagcacccatttcttttttattattataggAGAATGATTCTGTGCTGTACGGCAACACTTTATCCACTCAAaccttttttttgtattttctttggtaCAAACCACCCCCCTATCCCTCAAAACATTCTTCATTTTTATCATAAACAAGGCTTTGAAATACTCCACCAAGCTGAAGAACTATGGATAACATTGAGCTGCCAAGTCATATCATTGACCACACAGCTGGGAAAGAAAACTGGTTTTGTTCACAATGCCAGTAGATCAGGATGATGTGTGGAAGGAAGCTGAGATTATCCATGATACAACTACCCATTCATCACCATATAATAATGATACTCTGTAGATTGCACTTTTGTTGTTTCCATAATATATGCAATGGCTAAGTAGGTTAGTTCTACTACTGTCATTGAACTAGTAAAGAAGAGAGATTGCTTTAATGGCCTCTCTAAATTTGAGAATCATGACTCAGGAGCATATATGTTCAATAAGGAATGTCTATAACTGCTGCATCTAAGAAAAATGGAGATATGTTATCTGTCTATGCATTACAACACCCAGGATTACAAAGAAGATTGCTATTCCTACCATGGAATAGTTTGAAAACATTACAAACGCAACTACTTAGTATCCCCAATATGAAACAACATAGTTGATACCTcaaacctcccccccccccccctcctcagGGAGACTTTGACACCAAATTAAATCCATGACAGCCCATGGAAACACacatctctatctctctctctctctctctctctttctctcttccttctctagTTTCTGAGCAAATTCTCTGGTTAGTTAAAGATTCCTCTTGCTGCTCTCTTAAAGATATCATGGGCCTGTGGGAAAGTTTCAAGTAGTTATTGATTTTTATTAAGTATCGAACTGAACGTTTGTGAGGAAAACTGAGAAGTGTTCTTACCTGCTTGGATGAAAGGCCCATCTTCTCCAAGTCACACAACTGCAAAACCCCAAGCTATTCTATTTAGTGCTTCTAAGGGTTAAAACCAAGAAATTTGTTTGACTAATTCTATACAAAAACCCAAGCTATTTCTACTGACGGGTTGTTAATCAAGACATTTGTTGGACTATAAATTCACAGGTTTCAAATATTTCTTACCGATTGAAAAGGGCTTGTTTCTCTGAGCTGGATTATATAATCtgctcttttctgtccaatcCCCTGGatgtagaagaaagaaaaaaaccatcAGGAACATGAAATATGGTTTCTTTTCTTACAATTTTATCCACTGGAATATACCTTTAGCTCCAATAGTTCTTCTCTGTAATCcaagaacaaaataaacaacATCAGTGACGAAAATGTACAATCAAGAGAACCCacattaaaagaaaatgaacttaGTAAGAGAAACAAAAACTACCTGCTGGCAGAGTTCAAGAATGCAAGATACTCTTGAACAAGGGAACTCTGTAAGTCCAAATCAACAAATTGATAAAATAAGTGTCAGAAACAAAATTGAAATGACTTGAGAGAAGAATTCTGATGCCAATGCTTGTACCAACCTTCAAATTGGAACTCCGCGCATTGAACTTATCAAGTGGAGTGCCAGTTATTTGAACTCCATTACTATCATAGGTTATAGGATAAGGTGTTTTAGGAGTCGTGGGCTCAAAGAAAACTAAACATACTCTGTCTTTGGATGAGAGGTCTTCAAGGGTTTTCGTGTTTATATTGGGGTTGatgggagaaagaatttttCTTATAGAATTTTGTAGTTCTCTAATCCTATCATTAGTTGGTGGTGATCCTAGAGAGTTGGTAGATGGGATGGTTGCTCTTATGTTATCATCCTTGCCCAAAGGTTTACCTGCAATAAGAGATGATGAAGTTATGTATCCACTTGATTACTATATATTTCCAAAGAAATGTGAAAAAAGAAGTTATAATCACACTCACGATTTGGTGATGATCCCACAGTGTTGAAAGATGGCATGGTTGTCTTCTTTACTTTGTCCAAAGTCTCACCTGTACAAGAGTTAAACAGAACATAATACTAAAATTACAATTCcaggattttcttttattttcatttttctttacttggggtggttgggggggggggggaccatcCAATTCAAAACCCAGTTCATCTGTTTGATATGCTTAGTAGAACATGTACAAGTTAAATAACTTTCATTTTATTCCCTCAAATTCTCTATAGCAACTTACCCAACAAGTTAAATAGATTACAATGATTGTCTTGAAATTTCTAAAACATGATGGTCAGTAGATTCTATGGATAAGGAAAGTACCAGGTAAAGTTACTGATTCTAGAACACTGAGCATGCTTGTTGTAGCATCACTGCCTTCTAAGCATTCCTCCGTTGTCTTAAGGCCCATGTCCTGCAACAAGAACTTCTGTCACGGAGGAAAATGGTGCTTTGCATGTGTTTATTCATCCACAGTTACATTGAGGAAAACCCGCAATGGATGTGTATATCGAGCATCAACAGACAGTGCAATATTGGTGCAGTCATTACTGCTCTCATCTTTAGTAATACTTGATTCATCATCTCCTATGGTACCAAAATGGTCCTTATAACCATTTACTTTATGAAAGCAAATGGTCTGCAGAGATAATAATTCAGTCAACTACAAGAAGACCCAAAGCTCCGACTATTTCAACAAGTCAAAAATCAGCAGAGCAAATCTGTTTATTGGTCAATGGAGTTGCCCATGTACAGATAATGGTCGTCATGAAAGATAATGTGATGGCCAAGAAGAGAAAAGCTACAGTCATATGGAATTTATTTAATGGTGGTTGCCATATCCCTAAGCCTTCACTATGTGTGCTTCTGCTTCGACTTTCATGATAATTGAAACAGGCTTCAAATAGGCTTTGAACATTTTGAGCAAGAAATCTCATGAATTAAGAAATGGAGGTTGACAATACACGGACAATGTTTTCCAAGATGATTTGTTCCCTAAATGAAAACAGGGGTACAGGGAGAAAACTTGTTTTGCTGTTTGTTAGATATAGAAAAATATTTGCAGTAGGCAGGTTCCCCATTTCTTATTTGCAATTGGTTGCTTTGAGGCCCCCGAGTCTCATTGTTTGGGCTATCACAACGGCAATCTACTAATGACTGCTTTCTCAGCTTGTTATTCATCTTTCACAGACGTGTCAATttgaggaaaggaaaaaaagataaTGTGAATAGAGCTTTAATTTGTTAATTGATGATTTTCCATTGCTTGCATTACCTCCATTGAAGGTGCAA is drawn from Telopea speciosissima isolate NSW1024214 ecotype Mountain lineage chromosome 1, Tspe_v1, whole genome shotgun sequence and contains these coding sequences:
- the LOC122649015 gene encoding metallothionein-like protein type 2; this encodes MSSCGGNCGCGSGCKCGNGCGGSKMYPDLSISGGRTSTETIIVGVAPEKAYFEASEMGVGAENDGCKCGANCTCDPCTCK